The genomic segment AGGGAAGACAATTTCCATTGCCTTAgtgctgttttgttttctcagAAGATCAAGAAAACAAAAGTAGGAGCTTATTGTACATCTTAGGCAACAAGTACCCTCAAGTCCGCCTTCTTAATAGCAGAAATTCTACATGGCTTCAATCTTGCCTAGATATGTAAGAAAACTACCTCAGTTCTTGCTCTATATTGACAATACCTGTTTGGGGAAACCCAGTCATgtaatttcacacacacagaggtctTTTCAGTACTCTGTGTATAAGCAGTAACAAATGCACTCCAACTTCCAGTAGTTTTTGTAAAGGTTTATAGTCCTTTGCAATGATTGCATGATACATTTTCTTCGTCCACAATACAGTCCTTAAACCAGGAAGTGCCACTGGCAGCTTAGGCCCCACCTTCTAACAGCTGGTCTTTGCAATCAGATCTATGCTAGCTGCAGAACATCAAATGCACTTTCAACATCTCCATTTAATATTTACATTCAAGCAATTAATAATAGGAAGCTTATAGTTTAGACATTTCTAGTAGCAGCAGTTTCTATAATAGCTTGTTTAGCTTTAGATAATGAACTTATTTTTGACATAGAAACAACACATGTACAGTATCAAAAAATATATACCAGGGAATGGTCCTGCAGCTCATGAAGACAGGTCAAAGGAATGAGACTAACAAATGCTGAATGGttaaaaagaacacaaaatatttgtttgatATAGTTTATAAGGGGATCTAGGGACTCCATAAATCTAGGATTTATATTTCATTATATAAATACCTACAAATAAATATATTCGCATGGCCAGAGAGGGACCAGCTTTCAGCTCAAACAATACATTTCAATAACACCACGTACAAACGGGAGCAAGAATCACTCGACAAGTTAGCACTGTTAAAATATAATACTATGTAACTCTGTGAGTAACTGGCCGGCCCCATCCTCGTGTGTCCTGATACCTGCAAGTCCCTGGGACTGCAGGGATGGAGCAGCAGTAGAGGATACCCCCAGCATAGCAGGGGCAGAGTCACTGTGTCCCGCCCTCCCCTCCTCTTGGGCAGGGAGGCATCTGGTGGGGTTCTCCCTGCATGAGTGCTGCAGTCaccatggtggggaggggagggaggtgggtgtCAGGGCAGTGACAATACCTTAGAGGGGGTCGAGGGGCAGGCAGCTCCAGGACAGTGTCAGGGTCCCTCCCCAGGGGGAGCAGCCTCTGCCCTTTCACACTGTCACATACTCCTTGAAGGTGACGGTCAGGCAGTTCGCGGTCACATCCGTGATAATTATATTCCCAAAGAAGGGCTTGAACTCCTGCAGgggctctgcctctccctccccgtccgcctcctgctgctgctgaggctcAACGGCCGGCTTCTCCGTCGGCACCAGCGGCGCCTCTGGCTTCACCTGCGCCACAGCCAGCTCACACTCGCCCCGGGGCTTGACGCAGCGCAAGTCTATGGGCTCGTCCAGGTCCGAATCCAGCAGGATGacctctggctggggggtggctgggagagGGGGCTCGGGCCTCTCTGGCGCTTGGGGGCTCAGGCAGGTGGGGGCGCTGATGCTCCGTGAGGTGAGGCGCTTCTTGCCTGGCTCCCTCTCCTCATGCGGCTCAGAGAGGCAACGCTTCCTGGAGCCTGGGGTGGAGAGATTCAGtcccatgggggcagggctgtgctccCGGCTGGGCTCCAGGGACCAGGGCACAAGGTTGGGCTTGGTGGtgagctgcaggggctgctcGGGGGGAGGAGGTGCCTCCTTGGCAGGGGGAGTCTTTCTGGGGCTCCCTCTGAGCTCTGTGAAGGGGGGGCCGCCCCCAAGTCCAGCTTTGCTCTTGGGGTCACTGCCTgccactctctcctccccatgcttTCGCCAGgcctcctgcttctcctccccacccttcctGGGAGTCCTCTCCTCCGTGGTCCGCTTCCTGGGCGGTTCCCCGGACTTGATCTTCACTGCCTGCATGCCATTCTCCATGTACTTGCTCATGACGATCACAATGCGCCCGTTCTTGTTCTTATTCTTGACAATCTTCATTTTGCCCCCAATGCCATTGCTGGTCACGCCATCACGGGAAGGCGGCCCGGTGCCACTAGACAGGTTCTTCTCAGCTCCATTCTTTCCCTCTGCAGCCAGGTTCTTTACTGGGCTCAGCAGGCTCTTGGCTGGGCTGTGAGCCCATTTGTCTGGGTGGGTGACCAAGGGGCTTTTGCTGTGGTCCAAGCAGGCCTGGCTCTGTGGCTCCTTGCTGCCGGGCTGGTAGTGGGGCTCATACATCTTGGGGTCAGGCTGGTAGTGGTGGTGCTTCTTGCTGTTCAGCTGGTAGTAATACTTCCCTTTGCTTTGTGGCTGGTGCTTCATGCGGCTCTCCTTGCCGTTGGGCTGGTACTGGTGGTGCTTCTTGCTGTTGAGTTCGTACTGATGCTGCTGGCTCTTGCCAGAGGAGCTCAGCTCCAGCTTCGGCCTGTTGTCCGCAGCAGGGTCCTGTAGTCCAGTGAGGACATTGGAGCGCCGTGCGAACGAAGGGAGCTGCAACACAAAGTCAGCGAGTTTAGCAAGAGCCCACCAAGGGACTACTTCACACAAGAGACCAGCACTTCTGCAGGAGTCCACTCCACCAGCTTATGCACACACAGTGAAACGGAGCAGCCAGAGCA from the Chelonia mydas isolate rCheMyd1 chromosome 14, rCheMyd1.pri.v2, whole genome shotgun sequence genome contains:
- the CBX4 gene encoding E3 SUMO-protein ligase CBX4, which translates into the protein MELPAVGEHVFAVESIEKKRIRKGRVEYLVKWRGWSPKYNTWEPEENILDPRLLIAFQNRERQEQLMGYRKRGPKPKPLVVQLPSFARRSNVLTGLQDPAADNRPKLELSSSGKSQQHQYELNSKKHHQYQPNGKESRMKHQPQSKGKYYYQLNSKKHHHYQPDPKMYEPHYQPGSKEPQSQACLDHSKSPLVTHPDKWAHSPAKSLLSPVKNLAAEGKNGAEKNLSSGTGPPSRDGVTSNGIGGKMKIVKNKNKNGRIVIVMSKYMENGMQAVKIKSGEPPRKRTTEERTPRKGGEEKQEAWRKHGEERVAGSDPKSKAGLGGGPPFTELRGSPRKTPPAKEAPPPPEQPLQLTTKPNLVPWSLEPSREHSPAPMGLNLSTPGSRKRCLSEPHEEREPGKKRLTSRSISAPTCLSPQAPERPEPPLPATPQPEVILLDSDLDEPIDLRCVKPRGECELAVAQVKPEAPLVPTEKPAVEPQQQQEADGEGEAEPLQEFKPFFGNIIITDVTANCLTVTFKEYVTV